In Haliotis asinina isolate JCU_RB_2024 chromosome 16, JCU_Hal_asi_v2, whole genome shotgun sequence, the following are encoded in one genomic region:
- the LOC137268422 gene encoding uncharacterized protein isoform X2, producing MSSRHGRHDKKKQRTRRFLFEFRRMQKMVDTVMESQRFYEDYARQRDKDAEEYREKDPPPIFNKRLFVASGNVVITNEARRIMSRNGRARPNCEPEQLTKSDLMVMRSVVEGLKLVHKGHDYVKDALSHVITFETYGAFQYIVKRPYEDCLSCYYILQGGVEVTYDMKMAETRSVYQPNIIYNHGTGEFLGLVSPEGLSEDMSPPATVYTKERCEFLRIDRQKFHSIVEKYSDLYDEEKREFMSRDHCVLSRMPEESKEKILDKIYRQDFAPNRQVIGQGESSDFIFFVYSGRCQLYKEVYVPEAGQKSNFLLKACEEGSFFGEECILDKTGSYCTATTASHTVIFKIHKSAFEIVSKDHLHNLIEQHRNDYPDEHDLRERGYTIHAWNDFKHKAVRQCLEERGHLKYMYTRDPRIVRTRPPTACERNKENMYQFIAKGGRYEPMRVRAITSHSTSGSSSRASSRPRTAIGLRYNTPLSNRSVDARDKELIDDDPDTVDNLRLSGSITQMPSDMARVLAKHVGKQMSKDQIQHILREGDCGVLLKLLDESSEVGRQLRMAIEAPYGKEGFTKTTVLMTMKTDDIVRKAKDMAESKGDNPSNEIEDGGQEWNTVLHEENKQAKAQIAADRFRVAHLSRKMKALTRRREALRQKRASQQTTEPPEQTKPKTFILDKIQQDYQGLHPEQAKKKTETIGLTALFLARNLSRRHRQSSDTSLLKASGERRNEAVETLAKHDSKRPVSAPTSISLTRNTAVRDLRIKTIQDTDKAKGRQSGLTRDQLKPPMVVRKNKSEQTRIAPLSAQLRPRQILS from the exons ATGAGTTCTAGACATGGACGCCATGATAAGAAAAAGCAGCGAACAAGACGATTTCTTTTTGAGTTCCG GCGCATGCAGAAGATGGTGGACACCGTCATGGAGTCACAACGCTTCTACGAAGACTACGCACGCCAGAGAGACAAGGACGCGGAGGAATACAGAGAAAAAGATCCACCTCCAATATTCAACAAACGTCTGTTTGTCGCCTCTGGAAATGTCGTCATCACGAACGAGGCGAGAAGAATAATGTCACGTAATGGACGCGCACGACCAAACTGCGAACCGGAACAGCTAACAAAATCAGACTTGATGGTCATGCGCAGTGTGGTTGAAGGTTTGAAACTCGTACACAAAGGTCACGACTATGTCAAGGACGCGTTAAGTCACGTGATAACGTTTGAAACGTACGGGGCGTTTCAGTACATCGTGAAACGACCATACGAGGACTGTTTGTCGTGTTATTACATACTACAGGGAGGTGTGGAAGTGAcgtatgacatgaaaatggcagagacaaggaGTGTCTATCAGCCAAATATCATCTACAATCACGGTACGGGGGAGTTCCTTGGCTTAGTGTCGCCCGAGGGACTAAGTGAGGACATGTCACCCCCTGCTACGGTCTACACGAAGGAGAGGTGCGAGTTTCTTAGGATAGACAGACAAAAATTTCATTCCATTGTGGAGAAGTACTCAGACTTGTATGATGAAGAAAAACGAGAATTCATGTCACGTGATCACTGTGTCCTATCGCGCATGCCCGAAGAGTCGAAAGAAAAGATACTGGATAAGATATACCGGCAG GACTTTGCACCTAATCGTCAAGTCATAGGGCAAGGGGAATCGTCGGATTTCATCTTCTTCGTGTATTCGG GTCGGTGTCAGCTCTATAAAGAGGTGTACGTCCCGGAAGCTGGTCAGAAGTCAAATTTCCTTTTAAAAGCTTGTGAAGAAG GGAGCTTCTTCGGCGAAGAGTGCATCCTCGATAAGACAGGGAGTTACTGTACCGCTACAACAGCCTCGCATACCGTCATCTTCAAGATACACAA GTCAGCGTTTGAAATAGTCAGCAAAGATCATCTTCATAATCTCATAGAACAGCATCGAAATGATTACCCCGACGAACACGATCTTCGTGAAAGAGGCTACACTATACATGCATGGAATGACTTCAAACACAAGGCTGTCAGACAGTGTCTGGAAGAACGGGGGCATttgaagtacatgtatacacGCGACCCGCGCATTGTGCGCACGAGACCACCGACAGCATG TGAGAGgaacaaagaaaacatgtatCAGTTCATTGCGAAAGGTGGACGATATGAACCAATGCGCGTGCGTGCAATCACATCTCACTCTACTTCTGGTTCCTCCTCACGGGCATCTTCCCGCCCTCGCACTGCCATCGGCCTTCGCTACAACACCCCACTCTCCAACAGAAGTGTGGACGCTCGAGATAAGGAACTGATAG ATGACGATCCTGACACTGTGGACAACCTACGACTGAGTGGCTCCATCACGCAGATGCCATCTGACATGGCACGTGTCCTCGCAAAGCATGTCGGGAAG CAAATGTCAAAAGATCAGATTCAGCATATACTACGC GAAGGTGATTGTGGAGTGCTACTTAAACTACTGGATGAGAGCAGTGAGGTGGGGAGACAACTCCGTATGGCCATAGAAGCACCTTACGGAAAAGAGGGATTTACA AAGACGACCGTTTTAATGACGATGAAGACGGATGACATCGTGAGGAAGGCAAAGGATATGGCCGAAAGCAAGGGCGATAACCCCAGCAATGAAATAGAAGATGGCGGTCAAGA ATGGAACACGGTCCTCCACGAAGAAAACAAACAAGCCAAAGCCCAGATAGCAGCAGACAGATTCCGAGTGGCGCATCTCTCACGGAAGATGAAAGCCCTTACCAGGAGACGGGAGGCTCTCAGACAGAAGCGTGCGTCCCAGCAGACGACAGAACCGCCGGAGCAGACGAAACCCAAGACGTTCATCTTGGACAAGATACAGCAGGATTACCAGGGCCTCCATCCAGAGCAAGCCAAAAAGAAG ACGGAAACAATTGGACTGACCGCCCTTTTCCTGGCCCGGAACCTGTCTCGGAGACACCGCCAGTCGTCTGATACAAGTTTACTGAAGGCTTCCGGCGAGCGCAGGAACGAGGCTGTTGAAACACTTGCAAAG CACGACAGCAAACGACCAGTGAGCGCCCCGACGTCTATTTCCCTGACAAGGAACACAGCAGTCCGTG ATCTCCGGATCAAAACGATACAAGACACTGACAAAGCAAAGGGGAGACAATCCGGACTGACACGTGATCAACTCAAACCACCAATGGTGGTCCGAAAAAATAAATCGGAGCAAACAAGAATAGCACCGCTTTCTGCACAGCTCAGACCGAGACAGATCCTGTCCTAA
- the LOC137268846 gene encoding uncharacterized protein, whose protein sequence is MAGRTTHSVVKTAFFLSQALFYAGAVVFKIEAEDIALGPAKGNVMLRSKASNYKTLLRGEFDKGALQQTFCLKKSANFSVVDVRYSNDGHTKDLFEVLIDGQSCGMKYTQPDTNYGHVWNDFKSTGPFENVLELEAGVHTFKVIVRECDKYGMEFDEIMVKISDPDLDPDDFRCKAVCVDGEKKSYQSLPTNTAIRKAGITVQVEDTHCPLDNNVRVKFYHNFASSFVLKGVHPNYRTSLKESVEDLSHCQHASPSIWRYTDFTVNSNLIGSSLSPVSGAADLQVKDTGSESYILEVAFHLEGPSSGQYASNIGSKLYLKATNVTNDLKIPFMFKNGQAAKWTEGFTVTLTSDMPDGMWVIPDFSWSEGKGNMVKVTIPTGVKVESFEMRQREEAGEKLTEIWSNEYYTIEGVKYDFWWFSPSYMTVTWFTDTSYTRVFDYIRVKATPILEPGSKKVEVFIIYQDGRVQLAPLPLEGQERERVPFGSHAVIGGPDSNHRRPHSPIKHIDINVGALDFDITFPDGGFVKLELTPGVDETILHARDVAYKLSPDHFPFMMVEATYIEDGMSEIDHVAADGAILRHVHGLTPDEIINGTSFAFFRRCISRLNTQSADLIVNMMTD, encoded by the exons ATGGCGGGTCGTACCACGCACAGTGTCGTTAAAACTGCATTTTTCTTATCACAAGCTTTGTTTTATGCCGGAGCTGTTGTGTTTAAGATAGAAGCAGAAGACATCGCTCTTGGACCAGCTAAAGGTAACGTGATGTTGAGATCGAAAGCGTCGAACtacaaaactctcctcagagGGGAGTTTGACAAGGGGGCGCTCCAGCAGACATTTTGTTTGAAGAAATCTGCCAATTTTTCAGTTGTGGACGTTCGTTACTCCAATGACGGCCACACAAAGGATCTGTTTGAAGTGTTGATCGACGGTCAGTCTTGTGGGATGAAGTACACCCAACCGGACACAAATTACGGTCATGTTTGGAACGACTTCAAGAGTACGGGACCTTTCGAAAACGTCCTTGAACTTGAAGCTGGAGTTCACACCTTCAAGGTCATTGTCAGAGAATGTGACAAGTATGGCATGGAGTTCGATgagataatggtgaagatttcTGATCCCGATTTAGACCCTGATGACTTTCGCTGCAAAGCTGTTTGTGTTGATGGGGAAAAGAAGAGCTACCAGTCCCTCCCAACTAACACTGCCATTCGCAAGGCAGGAATTACCGTTCAAGTCGAAGACACACATTGCCCCCTTGACAACAACGTCCGAGTGAAGTTCTACCACAACTTTGCGTCTTCCTTTGTTCTCAAAGGTGTTCATCCAAACTACAG GACCTCCCTGAAGGAGAGCGTAGAGGACCTGAGTCATTGCCAGCACGCCTCACCATCAATATGGCGCTACACGGACTTTACAGTGAACTCCAATCTTATTGGCAGCTCTTTGAGTCCGGTATCAGGAGCCGCGGACCTACAGGTCAAGGACACTGGGTCGGAATCCTACATTTTGGAGGTCGCCTTTCATCTCGAGGGTCCAAGTTCGGGGCAGTATGCTTCAAATATCGGGTCGAAGCTATATCTGAAAGCAACCAATGTCACCAATGATTTGAAAATCCCATTTATGTTCAAAAATGGACAAGCAGCTAAATGGACTGAAGGTTTtactgtgaccttgacctccgATATGCCCGATGGGATGTGGGTCATACCTGATTTCAGCTGGAGTGAAGGGAAAGGTAACATGGTAAAGGTCACTATTCCAACCGGGGTCAAGGTCGAAAGTTTTGAGATGCGACAGCGTGAGGAGGCTGGTGAGAAACTGACCGAGATTTGGTCCAATGAATACTATACGATAGAGGGAGTGAAGTACGACTTCTGGTGGTTCTCCCCATCCTACATGACCGTCACCTGGTTCACGGACACCTCCTATACTCGGGTTTTCGACTACATCCGAGTGAAAGCTACTCCCATTCTCGAACCCGGATCGAAGAAAGTCGAGGTTTTCATCATTTATCAAGATGGCCGCGTTCAGCTTGCACCACTTCCGCTCGAAGGTCAAGAAAGGGAAAGGGTTCCTTTCGGCTCTCATGCAGTGATCGGTGGCCCTGATTCTAATCATAGGAGACCCCACTCACCAATCAAACACATCGATATTAACGTCGGTGCGCTGGACTTTGACATCACGTTCCCAGATGGCGGATTTGTCAAGTTGGAGCTGACTCCCGGAGTGGACGAAACCATTTTACATGCAAGGGATGTCGCCTACAAGCTGTCACCAGACCACTTCCCATTCATGATGGTCGAGGCCACTTATATCGAAGACGGCATGTCGGAAATTGACCACGTGGCTGCCGACGGCGCCATCTTGAGACACGTGCATGGACTGACACCTGATGAGATCATCAATGGCACCTCGTTTGCCTTCTTCAGACGCTGCATCTCTCGACTGAATACACAGAGTGCGGATCTCATCGTAAACATGATGACTGACTAA
- the LOC137268422 gene encoding uncharacterized protein isoform X1, which translates to MSNSRHLRRPRDPRVHGSPSGGRSSSKSKAVTFENDIGRDLATWRLLWQKLLQQRRMQKMVDTVMESQRFYEDYARQRDKDAEEYREKDPPPIFNKRLFVASGNVVITNEARRIMSRNGRARPNCEPEQLTKSDLMVMRSVVEGLKLVHKGHDYVKDALSHVITFETYGAFQYIVKRPYEDCLSCYYILQGGVEVTYDMKMAETRSVYQPNIIYNHGTGEFLGLVSPEGLSEDMSPPATVYTKERCEFLRIDRQKFHSIVEKYSDLYDEEKREFMSRDHCVLSRMPEESKEKILDKIYRQDFAPNRQVIGQGESSDFIFFVYSGRCQLYKEVYVPEAGQKSNFLLKACEEGSFFGEECILDKTGSYCTATTASHTVIFKIHKSAFEIVSKDHLHNLIEQHRNDYPDEHDLRERGYTIHAWNDFKHKAVRQCLEERGHLKYMYTRDPRIVRTRPPTACERNKENMYQFIAKGGRYEPMRVRAITSHSTSGSSSRASSRPRTAIGLRYNTPLSNRSVDARDKELIDDDPDTVDNLRLSGSITQMPSDMARVLAKHVGKQMSKDQIQHILREGDCGVLLKLLDESSEVGRQLRMAIEAPYGKEGFTKTTVLMTMKTDDIVRKAKDMAESKGDNPSNEIEDGGQEWNTVLHEENKQAKAQIAADRFRVAHLSRKMKALTRRREALRQKRASQQTTEPPEQTKPKTFILDKIQQDYQGLHPEQAKKKTETIGLTALFLARNLSRRHRQSSDTSLLKASGERRNEAVETLAKHDSKRPVSAPTSISLTRNTAVRDLRIKTIQDTDKAKGRQSGLTRDQLKPPMVVRKNKSEQTRIAPLSAQLRPRQILS; encoded by the exons ATGAGCAATTCACGCCATCTTCGAAGACCAAGAGACCCGAGGGTGCACGGTTCGCCCTCTGGTGGCAGATCATCCTCAAAGTCTAAGGCTGTGacatttgaaaatgatattggACGTGATCTTGCAACATGGCGCCTACTGTGGCAGAAACTTCTTCAGCAAAG GCGCATGCAGAAGATGGTGGACACCGTCATGGAGTCACAACGCTTCTACGAAGACTACGCACGCCAGAGAGACAAGGACGCGGAGGAATACAGAGAAAAAGATCCACCTCCAATATTCAACAAACGTCTGTTTGTCGCCTCTGGAAATGTCGTCATCACGAACGAGGCGAGAAGAATAATGTCACGTAATGGACGCGCACGACCAAACTGCGAACCGGAACAGCTAACAAAATCAGACTTGATGGTCATGCGCAGTGTGGTTGAAGGTTTGAAACTCGTACACAAAGGTCACGACTATGTCAAGGACGCGTTAAGTCACGTGATAACGTTTGAAACGTACGGGGCGTTTCAGTACATCGTGAAACGACCATACGAGGACTGTTTGTCGTGTTATTACATACTACAGGGAGGTGTGGAAGTGAcgtatgacatgaaaatggcagagacaaggaGTGTCTATCAGCCAAATATCATCTACAATCACGGTACGGGGGAGTTCCTTGGCTTAGTGTCGCCCGAGGGACTAAGTGAGGACATGTCACCCCCTGCTACGGTCTACACGAAGGAGAGGTGCGAGTTTCTTAGGATAGACAGACAAAAATTTCATTCCATTGTGGAGAAGTACTCAGACTTGTATGATGAAGAAAAACGAGAATTCATGTCACGTGATCACTGTGTCCTATCGCGCATGCCCGAAGAGTCGAAAGAAAAGATACTGGATAAGATATACCGGCAG GACTTTGCACCTAATCGTCAAGTCATAGGGCAAGGGGAATCGTCGGATTTCATCTTCTTCGTGTATTCGG GTCGGTGTCAGCTCTATAAAGAGGTGTACGTCCCGGAAGCTGGTCAGAAGTCAAATTTCCTTTTAAAAGCTTGTGAAGAAG GGAGCTTCTTCGGCGAAGAGTGCATCCTCGATAAGACAGGGAGTTACTGTACCGCTACAACAGCCTCGCATACCGTCATCTTCAAGATACACAA GTCAGCGTTTGAAATAGTCAGCAAAGATCATCTTCATAATCTCATAGAACAGCATCGAAATGATTACCCCGACGAACACGATCTTCGTGAAAGAGGCTACACTATACATGCATGGAATGACTTCAAACACAAGGCTGTCAGACAGTGTCTGGAAGAACGGGGGCATttgaagtacatgtatacacGCGACCCGCGCATTGTGCGCACGAGACCACCGACAGCATG TGAGAGgaacaaagaaaacatgtatCAGTTCATTGCGAAAGGTGGACGATATGAACCAATGCGCGTGCGTGCAATCACATCTCACTCTACTTCTGGTTCCTCCTCACGGGCATCTTCCCGCCCTCGCACTGCCATCGGCCTTCGCTACAACACCCCACTCTCCAACAGAAGTGTGGACGCTCGAGATAAGGAACTGATAG ATGACGATCCTGACACTGTGGACAACCTACGACTGAGTGGCTCCATCACGCAGATGCCATCTGACATGGCACGTGTCCTCGCAAAGCATGTCGGGAAG CAAATGTCAAAAGATCAGATTCAGCATATACTACGC GAAGGTGATTGTGGAGTGCTACTTAAACTACTGGATGAGAGCAGTGAGGTGGGGAGACAACTCCGTATGGCCATAGAAGCACCTTACGGAAAAGAGGGATTTACA AAGACGACCGTTTTAATGACGATGAAGACGGATGACATCGTGAGGAAGGCAAAGGATATGGCCGAAAGCAAGGGCGATAACCCCAGCAATGAAATAGAAGATGGCGGTCAAGA ATGGAACACGGTCCTCCACGAAGAAAACAAACAAGCCAAAGCCCAGATAGCAGCAGACAGATTCCGAGTGGCGCATCTCTCACGGAAGATGAAAGCCCTTACCAGGAGACGGGAGGCTCTCAGACAGAAGCGTGCGTCCCAGCAGACGACAGAACCGCCGGAGCAGACGAAACCCAAGACGTTCATCTTGGACAAGATACAGCAGGATTACCAGGGCCTCCATCCAGAGCAAGCCAAAAAGAAG ACGGAAACAATTGGACTGACCGCCCTTTTCCTGGCCCGGAACCTGTCTCGGAGACACCGCCAGTCGTCTGATACAAGTTTACTGAAGGCTTCCGGCGAGCGCAGGAACGAGGCTGTTGAAACACTTGCAAAG CACGACAGCAAACGACCAGTGAGCGCCCCGACGTCTATTTCCCTGACAAGGAACACAGCAGTCCGTG ATCTCCGGATCAAAACGATACAAGACACTGACAAAGCAAAGGGGAGACAATCCGGACTGACACGTGATCAACTCAAACCACCAATGGTGGTCCGAAAAAATAAATCGGAGCAAACAAGAATAGCACCGCTTTCTGCACAGCTCAGACCGAGACAGATCCTGTCCTAA